Below is a window of Sulfitobacter sp. SK012 DNA.
GCCCTGGATACGTGGAAAAGTAAGCGGTGTACCCGACCATGTCGCGTCACCAGCTTCCGCTTCTCCTTTCGAGTACCAAGCGGTCCGCGTATTGATATCCGTGTTGTTTACCCCTGCCGCACCGACCCGAACGATGACATCGTCATCTCGCGGCACTGGAAAAGCTAAGTCATCGCGCCATTCGAGCATTTCAGGGCTGCCGTGCCCGTTAAGAATAACGCCAGACATTTTTTCGGGGAAAGTCATGTCGGTCTCCAAAATTGAACAAATCCGACATTCATAGAAACGCTTGTCACTGTCAAACTGGGTTTAGAGCCGCCCATTGCCGCGTTCGATAAAAGGTCTGGTCAGCGGGCAACAATCATTGGCGATTGAGGGCAACGTTGAGGCCAAGGGCTATCAAAATACCACCTCCTGCCCGTTGCGCGATACGGTTCGCGGTACCTGAATTTTTGAAAAAGCTAGTTACCCTGTCAGCTAGAATGACACACAGCGCATCTGCACTCGAAAACACAATATTCACTATCGTTCCGAGAATGAGCAGCTGTATCCAAATCGGAAATCCAGCATTTGGGTCCGAGAATTGCGGCAAGAATGCGAGATAGAAAATAGCTGTCTTGGGATTGAGAACTTCGACTGTGACGCTTTCCCAGAAAGCCTTTTTAGGGATTTTCACTTCAACTTTCAGATTAGTCGATCCTAGTTCTGATTTGGACGTAAACATCTTGTGACCAAGCCAAATTAGATAGGCTGCACCACCCAACTTTAGCGCAAGATAAAGGGCAGGAATGGCTTTGAACAAAATTGCCAAACCGAAGGCCGCGGCCAAAACGTGGACGTATCCGCCGATGTGAATGCCAAGTGCCGCAAACCACCCAGCTCGTTGCCCTCGAGCGATTGTTTGCGCAGCCGCATAGAGAGTTGAAGGCCCTGGCATGTATGCGAAGATGCACGTGGCCAGAAAGAAAGAAACTAGGAGTTCAACTGATGGCATTGGGTGAGCCTTTCACAGGACTGGCCAGCACCTGAACTAGGCCACTTCATACAGTGACTTTAAGCCCACAATGAACATTTGAGAAGCTTGATTGTGAATTGGCGGGACCACCTTTGGGCTCCTGCCCCCCTTCTGGCATTCGTTACTTCGCGAACCCGTCAGGGTCGTAGTTAGCCCTACGCCGCCACCTTTTATTATCGGGGGTGCTGGGAATTTGAAAACCTGCGGCGAGCCAACTTGCCCCCTTGCCAATGGAGCATAAGCGTCTAATTTTCGACCTGCCTCATTCATATTCGTATCAAAAAGTTTATTCTTGTTAAACTTTACTCGGAGATTGCTGGTAGCGTGCGTTTTTGCAGATAAGGTTCGTGGAGCTGCGTCGAACGCACAACGACATCGCCTTACTCATTCCTGAAGGCATTGCGGCTGAATTGCCCTAAAAATGAAGCCTACTTGAGGACTGCCTCGACATCCTCGCGGAAATAAAGCGGACCATAATCTTCTCCATTTGGCGCAAACGGGTTCACCTCAGCGACGATGTTAGAGACGGCAAAAATAGTTCGGAAGTGCCAGTTAGACTGGCTGGTCTGGAGGGCCCGAAAGTCAAGAATAACAGTCATCGGATGTGGTCTAAGTAAAGGCCAGCTTTGAAAACAAAAAAGAAACATGAATTCGGGAATAAACTTTGCCCGGTTGCTACTTTAGCTTCGTTCCATAGATCGGAAGCCCGGCCTTGAATGTCGTCTCTTTCCAAGTCAAAGCTTGCAATCACAAGATATAGGGAGACTAACCTTGGGGATACAAACGTGGTGATTATGATACGATCTGGCTTACTGGCTGCGCTACTGTTCCTTTCAGGCGGTTTGGCGGCTGGTCCCGTCGAAAACGAAATCCAAAGGTTGTCGATTTCATTCGACGGTGGCGGTTCCGTTCTTTTCGCAGATGCAAAGCTGGATACAGCCGTCTTGATCCCCCAGTTTTATGCAAATCGCGATTATGCTCTGGGCTGGTATGGCACGCTCAATACGGAACAACTTTTTGCA
It encodes the following:
- a CDS encoding LysE family translocator; its protein translation is MPSVELLVSFFLATCIFAYMPGPSTLYAAAQTIARGQRAGWFAALGIHIGGYVHVLAAAFGLAILFKAIPALYLALKLGGAAYLIWLGHKMFTSKSELGSTNLKVEVKIPKKAFWESVTVEVLNPKTAIFYLAFLPQFSDPNAGFPIWIQLLILGTIVNIVFSSADALCVILADRVTSFFKNSGTANRIAQRAGGGILIALGLNVALNRQ